Proteins from a single region of Campylobacter sp. RM16704:
- a CDS encoding motility associated factor glycosyltransferase family protein, translating to MNELFLKNTQALFEKDQPLALKLRELKECERFELFQGSNDNLDINILDKKRKEFVYKDPLKELDESLKLFNGEFLRYPVLFFYGLGNGILYKALLSNPLRNHLVIFEEELEIIYLVFHYLDLSEELRSEKVILFYKVNFNILVNFLENKGINTLLKLYNLHITINYYEKYYEENILNTNSITLKAIKYITDAKGNSPLDSFEGITQLLHNLPYQLANPSLKDLIQQRKDKIENAIIVSTGPSLIKQLPLLKEYVNKATIICADTAYPILAKHNIKPDYVLALERHNLVYQCFEKDNQEFDKDILFIVASVAHKSVIDTLEKTKKPYILVHRPLPFSKALNMNDYGYLGTGLSVANMAYDLAEKLGHKNIILIGQDLAYGEDGNSHPKEYLHTQESENDRKEGLFVTAYGGNGKVETNMCWDIFRKTFQRDIELYKKINITTYNATEGGARIEGAIEKPFKELCEELLKEDKPYFAFPNKNHQKNTTKIHLIIEKQLNILEKYLQQGKNLFNQTNKILEENSQKNITALIKKIDSFKIKVYDNPFIKSELFEPLFFHLESNLATIFVKPINTDEEKMLKNIQWLEANKEWLENFISFLTIQNEALKKIDFKAL from the coding sequence ATGAATGAACTTTTTTTAAAAAACACTCAAGCTTTATTTGAAAAAGACCAGCCTTTAGCTTTAAAATTAAGAGAGCTTAAAGAGTGTGAACGATTTGAACTTTTTCAAGGAAGTAATGATAATTTAGATATAAATATACTAGATAAAAAAAGAAAAGAATTTGTATATAAAGATCCTTTAAAAGAATTAGATGAAAGTTTAAAACTATTTAATGGAGAATTTTTAAGATATCCTGTTTTATTTTTTTATGGTTTGGGTAATGGAATTTTATACAAAGCTTTACTTTCTAATCCTTTAAGAAATCATTTAGTTATATTTGAAGAAGAATTAGAGATTATTTATTTGGTTTTTCATTATTTAGATTTAAGCGAAGAGCTAAGAAGTGAAAAAGTGATTTTGTTTTATAAAGTAAATTTTAATATATTAGTTAATTTTTTAGAAAACAAAGGTATAAACACTCTTTTAAAACTCTATAATCTTCACATTACAATTAATTATTATGAAAAATACTATGAAGAAAATATTTTAAATACCAATTCTATCACATTAAAAGCTATTAAATATATCACAGATGCTAAAGGAAACTCTCCACTAGATTCTTTTGAAGGCATCACCCAACTTTTACATAATTTACCTTATCAACTAGCCAATCCTAGCTTAAAAGACTTAATCCAACAAAGAAAAGATAAAATAGAAAATGCTATTATAGTTTCTACTGGTCCATCTTTGATAAAACAATTACCTTTGTTAAAAGAATATGTTAATAAGGCAACTATTATATGTGCTGATACGGCATATCCAATACTTGCAAAACATAATATAAAACCTGATTATGTTTTAGCTTTAGAAAGACATAACCTTGTTTATCAGTGTTTTGAAAAAGATAATCAAGAATTTGATAAAGATATATTATTTATTGTAGCTAGTGTAGCACATAAAAGTGTTATAGATACTTTAGAAAAAACAAAAAAACCATATATATTAGTACATAGACCACTACCTTTTTCTAAAGCTTTAAATATGAATGATTATGGTTATTTAGGTACAGGTTTAAGCGTAGCTAATATGGCTTATGATTTAGCTGAAAAATTAGGGCATAAAAATATCATCTTAATAGGACAAGATTTAGCCTATGGAGAAGATGGAAATTCTCATCCTAAAGAATATCTACATACCCAAGAAAGTGAAAATGACAGAAAAGAAGGTTTATTTGTTACTGCTTATGGTGGTAATGGTAAGGTAGAAACGAATATGTGCTGGGATATTTTTAGAAAAACCTTTCAAAGAGATATTGAACTTTATAAAAAAATAAACATCACAACCTATAACGCCACTGAAGGTGGAGCTAGGATAGAAGGTGCTATAGAAAAACCATTTAAAGAGCTTTGTGAAGAGTTATTAAAAGAAGATAAACCTTATTTTGCTTTTCCAAATAAAAATCACCAAAAAAATACCACAAAAATACATTTAATTATAGAAAAACAATTAAATATTTTGGAAAAATACTTACAACAGGGAAAAAATCTTTTTAACCAAACAAATAAAATTCTAGAAGAAAATTCACAAAAAAACATTACTGCATTGATTAAAAAAATTGATTCTTTTAAAATAAAAGTTTATGATAATCCTTTTATAAAAAGTGAATTATTTGAACCTTTATTTTTTCATCTTGAAAGTAATCTAGCAACTATTTTTGTAAAACCAATCAACACAGATGAAGAAAAAATGTTAAAAAACATACAATGGTTAGAAGCAAACAAAGAATGGCTTGAAAATTTTATTAGCTTTTTAACCATTCAAAATGAAGCATTGAAAAAAATCGATTTTAAAGCCCTTTAA
- a CDS encoding motility associated factor glycosyltransferase family protein codes for MNELFLKNTQALFEKDQPLALKLRELKECERFELFQGSNDNLDINILDKKRKEFVYKDPLKELDESLKLFNGEFLRYPVLFFYGLGNGILYKALLSNPLRNHLVIFEEELEIIYLVFHYLDLSEELRSEKVILFYTPLVTFTQLDVLMTYSTIKNYYKIYNLFTHCDFYNSYNISSINTNIIQAIKLNHMKNGNAPSDSLQGITQLTRNLLPLLNNPSLKDLLKQRKDKIENAIIVSTGPSLIKQLPLLKEYVNKATIICADSAYPILAKHNIKPDYVLSLERIELTSEFFNNDFKDFDKDILFIVVSLIYKNTIDYLKKNNRNFMLVHRPLPFAQSLNMNDYGYLGSGMSVANMAYELAIKLGHKNIILIGQDLAYGEDGNSHPKEYHYFEEDFEGDRKQDLFITAYGGNGKVETNYLWKMFKDIFEKDIALMNPLGIKTYNATEGGARIECAIEKPFKQVCEELLLTQKPYLKPLKITQTKIGKNLQRAAKNIKKMLLLNQKNIETLKNILEKILICKKTLKVKKLFSQIDAFKNQLCKKSNGAYELYPHILYHHELRVNAILCKNPKDENEQKQILEELLNEYEETFKTLLHLLYVFDITIKDDTIELFQLTR; via the coding sequence ATGAATGAACTTTTTTTAAAAAACACTCAAGCTTTATTTGAAAAAGACCAGCCTTTAGCTTTAAAATTAAGAGAGCTTAAAGAGTGTGAACGATTTGAACTTTTTCAAGGAAGTAATGATAATTTAGATATAAATATACTAGATAAAAAAAGAAAAGAATTTGTATATAAAGATCCTTTAAAAGAATTAGATGAAAGTTTAAAACTATTTAATGGAGAATTTTTAAGATATCCTGTTTTATTTTTTTATGGTTTGGGTAATGGAATTTTATACAAAGCTTTACTTTCTAATCCTTTAAGAAATCATTTAGTTATATTTGAAGAAGAATTAGAGATTATTTATTTGGTTTTTCATTATTTAGATTTAAGCGAAGAGCTAAGAAGTGAAAAAGTGATTTTGTTTTACACGCCATTAGTAACATTTACCCAACTTGATGTTTTGATGACTTATTCTACTATAAAAAATTATTATAAAATTTATAATCTTTTTACACATTGTGATTTTTATAATTCTTACAATATAAGTTCAATAAATACTAATATTATTCAAGCCATTAAATTAAATCATATGAAAAATGGAAACGCTCCTAGTGATTCTCTACAAGGCATTACCCAACTAACTAGGAATTTACTCCCACTTTTAAATAACCCTAGCTTAAAAGATTTACTCAAACAAAGAAAAGACAAAATAGAAAATGCTATTATAGTTTCTACTGGTCCATCTTTGATAAAACAATTACCTTTATTAAAAGAATATGTTAATAAGGCAACTATTATATGTGCTGATAGTGCTTATCCAATACTTGCAAAACATAATATAAAACCTGATTATGTATTATCTCTAGAAAGAATAGAACTAACTTCTGAATTTTTTAATAATGATTTTAAAGATTTTGATAAAGATATATTATTTATAGTTGTAAGTTTAATCTATAAAAACACAATAGACTATCTTAAGAAAAACAATAGAAACTTTATGTTAGTACATAGACCACTACCATTTGCACAAAGCTTAAACATGAATGATTATGGTTATTTAGGGAGTGGCATGAGTGTAGCTAATATGGCTTATGAATTAGCCATAAAACTAGGACATAAAAATATCATCTTAATAGGACAAGATTTAGCCTATGGAGAAGATGGAAATTCTCATCCTAAAGAATATCATTATTTTGAAGAAGACTTCGAAGGAGATAGAAAACAAGATTTATTTATAACAGCTTATGGTGGTAATGGTAAGGTAGAAACGAATTATTTATGGAAAATGTTTAAAGATATTTTTGAAAAGGACATAGCCTTGATGAATCCACTAGGTATAAAAACTTATAACGCCACTGAAGGTGGAGCTAGGATAGAATGTGCTATAGAAAAACCATTTAAGCAAGTGTGTGAAGAGTTATTACTCACCCAAAAACCTTATCTAAAGCCTCTTAAAATCACTCAAACAAAAATAGGAAAAAATCTACAAAGAGCAGCAAAAAATATAAAAAAAATGCTTTTGCTTAATCAAAAAAACATTGAAACATTAAAAAATATTTTAGAAAAAATTCTAATATGCAAAAAGACTTTAAAAGTAAAAAAACTTTTTTCACAAATTGATGCTTTTAAAAATCAACTTTGTAAGAAATCAAATGGAGCTTATGAGCTTTACCCACATATTTTATATCATCATGAGCTAAGAGTGAATGCGATATTGTGTAAAAATCCAAAAGATGAAAACGAACAAAAACAAATTTTAGAAGAACTTTTAAATGAATACGAAGAAACATTTAAAACTCTTTTACATCTTTTATATGTATTTGATATCACAATAAAAGATGATACTATAGAGCTTTTTCAACTTACAAGGTAA
- a CDS encoding flagellin has protein sequence MGFRINTNIGAMNAHANSVITARELDKSLGRLSSGLRINSAADDASGMAIADSLRNQAASLGQAINNGNDAIGILQTADKAMDEQLKILDTIKVKATQAAQDGQSAKTRVMIQNEINRLMEELDNIANTTAFNGKQLLSGNFVNQEFQIGAQSNQTVHATIGPTQSAKIGHTRFETGARVTGSTTANLILKSYDGINDYTFQPIPISYSVGTGLGALAAEINKVADKTGVRATAVVQTISSGALAAGSTGSSFAINGVVIGKVAYEAGDKNGALAAAINAKKDTTGVEASVVDGKLILNSADGRGIKISGSMGSLANQVVDENYGRLSLVKNDGRDILLGGSNISAVGLGSNAAMAEVTANLQDIKGRITPDIASAMGFNAMSTAENITSPKSAGVSTLRGAMAVMDLADSAIITLDTIRADIGAVQNQITATINNISVTQVNIKSAESTIRDVDFAAESANFSKYNILAQSGSYAMSQANAVQQNVLKLLQ, from the coding sequence ATGGGTTTTAGAATAAACACCAACATAGGTGCAATGAATGCACACGCAAATTCAGTAATCACAGCTAGAGAATTAGATAAATCTCTAGGAAGACTTAGTTCAGGTTTGAGAATAAATTCTGCTGCAGATGATGCTTCTGGTATGGCAATAGCTGATTCACTTAGAAATCAAGCAGCATCTTTAGGTCAGGCTATTAACAATGGTAATGATGCTATAGGTATTTTACAAACTGCTGATAAAGCTATGGATGAGCAATTAAAAATACTAGATACCATTAAAGTTAAAGCTACTCAAGCAGCTCAAGATGGTCAATCAGCTAAAACTAGGGTTATGATACAAAATGAAATCAATCGTTTGATGGAAGAGCTTGATAACATAGCAAATACTACAGCTTTCAATGGTAAGCAACTTTTAAGTGGAAATTTTGTTAATCAAGAATTTCAAATTGGAGCTCAATCAAATCAAACCGTGCATGCAACCATAGGGCCAACTCAATCAGCAAAAATCGGTCATACTCGTTTTGAAACAGGTGCTAGAGTTACTGGTAGTACTACTGCGAATTTAATATTAAAATCATATGATGGTATTAATGATTATACATTCCAACCTATTCCTATTTCATATAGTGTTGGAACAGGACTTGGAGCTTTAGCAGCTGAGATAAATAAAGTAGCTGATAAAACAGGAGTTAGAGCAACTGCTGTGGTTCAAACTATATCAAGTGGTGCATTAGCTGCTGGTTCTACAGGATCAAGTTTTGCTATAAATGGTGTTGTTATAGGTAAGGTTGCTTATGAGGCTGGAGATAAAAATGGAGCTTTGGCAGCTGCTATCAATGCTAAAAAAGACACTACTGGGGTTGAAGCATCTGTAGTAGATGGAAAACTCATATTAAATTCAGCAGATGGTAGAGGTATTAAGATTAGTGGTTCAATGGGAAGTTTAGCTAATCAGGTTGTAGATGAAAATTACGGAAGACTTTCTTTGGTTAAAAATGATGGTAGAGATATATTATTAGGAGGAAGTAATATTTCTGCAGTCGGTCTTGGTTCAAATGCAGCTATGGCAGAAGTAACTGCAAATTTACAAGATATCAAAGGCAGAATTACACCTGATATAGCTTCAGCTATGGGCTTTAATGCTATGAGTACTGCTGAAAATATTACTAGTCCAAAAAGTGCTGGTGTAAGCACGCTAAGAGGTGCTATGGCTGTTATGGATTTAGCTGATAGTGCTATTATCACACTTGATACTATTAGAGCAGATATTGGTGCAGTGCAAAATCAAATCACAGCTACTATTAATAATATCAGTGTAACTCAAGTAAATATTAAATCAGCTGAATCAACTATTAGAGATGTGGATTTTGCAGCTGAGAGTGCAAACTTTTCTAAATACAACATTCTAGCTCAAAGTGGTTCTTATGCTATGAGCCAAGCAAACGCTGTCCAACAAAATGTATTAAAACTTTTACAATAA
- a CDS encoding flagellin hook IN motif-containing protein: MANQNLVIKKYDGINDYTVQGVDISYSVGTGLGALAAEINKASDKTGVRATAVVQTISSAAITAGSTGQTFAINGVVIGKVTFKANDKDGALVAAINAKKDTTGVEASIVDGRLVLNSADGRGIKISGSTGGLDGQIKEENYGRLTLVKNDGSDIFLSGTNISNAGIGSAQIAQSTVNLESIKGEISADIASAMGFNAMTTAPLAGSKQSAGVTTLRGAMAVMDIADTAIANLDTIRANKLTFW; this comes from the coding sequence GTGGCAAATCAAAACCTTGTCATCAAAAAATATGATGGTATTAATGATTATACAGTTCAAGGCGTAGATATTTCATATAGTGTTGGAACAGGACTTGGAGCTTTAGCAGCTGAGATTAACAAAGCTTCTGATAAAACAGGAGTTAGAGCAACTGCTGTGGTTCAAACTATATCAAGTGCTGCAATAACTGCTGGTTCTACAGGACAAACCTTTGCTATAAACGGTGTTGTTATAGGTAAGGTTACATTTAAAGCAAATGATAAAGATGGAGCTTTAGTAGCTGCTATCAATGCTAAAAAAGACACTACTGGTGTTGAAGCTTCTATAGTAGATGGAAGATTAGTGTTAAATTCAGCAGATGGTAGAGGTATTAAGATTAGTGGTTCAACAGGTGGTTTAGATGGCCAAATAAAAGAAGAAAACTATGGTAGGCTAACTTTAGTTAAAAATGATGGTTCTGATATTTTTTTAAGTGGAACTAATATTTCAAACGCTGGTATTGGATCAGCTCAAATAGCACAAAGCACAGTTAATCTTGAAAGTATCAAAGGTGAAATTAGTGCAGATATAGCTTCAGCTATGGGCTTTAATGCTATGACAACTGCGCCATTAGCTGGAAGCAAACAATCAGCTGGTGTTACTACTTTAAGAGGTGCTATGGCTGTTATGGATATAGCTGATACTGCTATAGCAAATCTTGATACCATTAGAGCAAACAAGCTCACCTTTTGGTAG
- a CDS encoding motility associated factor glycosyltransferase family protein, whose amino-acid sequence MNFLQKNILSIESNLATKILTCKKHKKPIKNELFLKKITDNYSNYPALFIYGIGEYILELFKNDKLKHLIIFEDDLEVIYFIFKNYDLSDFLKNGKLKIYNSLDFNTQTAKLMFLNQNILFYHEIFTLLPFKNHNLKDFVEKICLETLENIKNAMHSSEHCLEGLEIFTKNLYTCLKNPSTKELLLKHKAKNKNAIIVASGPSLIKQLPLLKEIQNKVSIFCADGSYNILHEYGIKPDYIGNIEISTLPNIFFKKYFEDNNAIFLLSSTTNPNVIQTLQNHKKNIIITLTSSNFNHTFKLDDYGYSDTKFSSVANYLYHFAIGLGYTNIILIGQDLAYDENLNSHPKEFLHGSNLDTNRYEPIKTLAYGGKGEVYTHCVWELYKKAYEEDIQNNKHLITTYNATEGGARIEGAIEKPFKELCEELKQGKNKFFPKLEIYDDSRNYILSSIATLEKHIKTNIIFTSSCDLILKKIEPIIEKINLIAQNYTLEDALKNLDYNEIILAQEYIKTFKSLLFSQQNWESMSDILFTLLFANEPNFIKLQSLKTQNEQEQLINTLSYIINHQRYIKEIIDLLHQQRIILQNALSDIKNKSKVKT is encoded by the coding sequence ATGAATTTTTTACAAAAAAACATTTTAAGTATCGAATCAAATTTAGCAACAAAAATTCTAACTTGTAAAAAACATAAAAAACCTATTAAGAATGAATTATTTTTAAAAAAAATTACAGATAATTATTCAAATTATCCTGCACTTTTTATTTATGGTATAGGAGAGTATATCTTAGAACTTTTCAAAAACGACAAACTAAAACATCTTATCATTTTTGAAGATGACTTGGAAGTGATTTATTTTATCTTTAAAAACTATGATCTTAGTGATTTTCTAAAAAACGGTAAATTAAAAATTTATAATTCACTAGATTTTAACACCCAAACAGCTAAATTAATGTTTTTAAATCAGAATATTTTATTTTATCATGAGATTTTTACATTACTTCCATTTAAAAATCATAATCTCAAAGATTTTGTAGAAAAAATATGTCTTGAAACACTTGAAAATATAAAAAACGCTATGCATTCAAGTGAACACTGCTTAGAGGGTTTGGAAATTTTTACTAAAAATCTTTATACATGCTTGAAAAACCCAAGTACTAAAGAATTACTTTTAAAACATAAAGCAAAAAATAAAAATGCTATTATAGTAGCAAGTGGACCTAGTCTTATCAAACAGCTTCCTTTGTTAAAAGAAATTCAAAATAAGGTGAGTATTTTTTGTGCTGATGGTTCTTATAATATTTTACATGAGTATGGTATAAAACCTGACTATATCGGAAATATTGAAATAAGCACCTTGCCAAATATTTTTTTTAAAAAATATTTTGAAGACAACAATGCTATTTTTCTTCTTTCAAGCACCACAAATCCCAATGTTATTCAAACTCTGCAAAATCACAAAAAAAATATTATAATCACTTTAACTTCTAGCAATTTTAATCATACTTTTAAACTTGATGATTATGGTTATAGTGATACAAAATTTTCAAGTGTGGCTAATTATTTGTATCATTTTGCTATAGGTTTAGGATATACAAATATCATCTTAATAGGACAAGATTTAGCCTATGATGAAAATTTAAATTCTCATCCTAAAGAATTTTTACATGGAAGCAACTTAGATACAAATCGTTATGAACCTATAAAAACACTAGCTTATGGTGGCAAAGGAGAGGTTTATACTCATTGTGTTTGGGAGCTTTATAAGAAGGCTTATGAAGAAGATATACAAAATAACAAGCATCTTATCACAACTTATAACGCCACTGAAGGTGGAGCTAGGATAGAAGGTGCTATAGAAAAACCATTTAAAGAGCTTTGTGAAGAGTTAAAACAAGGCAAGAATAAATTTTTTCCAAAATTAGAAATTTATGATGATTCTAGAAACTACATTTTATCTTCGATTGCCACTTTAGAAAAACATATAAAAACCAATATAATTTTTACATCTTCGTGTGATTTAATATTAAAAAAAATAGAACCTATTATAGAAAAAATCAATCTTATTGCTCAAAATTATACTTTAGAAGATGCACTTAAAAATTTAGATTATAATGAAATAATTTTGGCGCAAGAATATATAAAAACTTTTAAATCTTTATTATTTTCACAACAAAATTGGGAAAGTATGAGTGATATACTTTTTACTTTACTTTTTGCAAATGAGCCAAATTTTATAAAATTGCAAAGTCTAAAAACACAAAATGAACAAGAACAGCTCATAAATACATTATCATACATTATTAATCATCAAAGATACATAAAAGAAATTATCGATCTTTTACATCAACAAAGGATAATTTTACAAAATGCTTTATCCGATATAAAAAATAAATCAAAGGTAAAAACATGA
- a CDS encoding flagellin, which translates to MGFRINTNTAALNAHVNSTLNSRALDTSLGRLSSGLRINSAADDASGLAIADSLRTQANSLGQAINNANDANGILQIADKAMDEQLKILDTIKVKATQAAQDGQTAKTRAMIQGEIVKLMEELENIANTTTFNGKQLLSGSFANAKFQIGDKSNQTVNATIGSTNSAKIGQTRFETGKNITGAVANQNLVIKKYDGINDYTVQGVDISYSVGTGLGALAAEINKASDKTGVRATAVVQTISSAAITAGSTGQTFAINGVVIGKVTFKANDKDGALVAAINAKKDTTGVEASIVDGRLVLNSADGRGIKISGSTGGLDGQIKEENYGRLTLVKNDGSDIFLSGTNISNAGIGSAQIAQSTVNLESIKGEISADIASAMGFNAMTTAPLAGSKQSAGVTTLRGAMAVMDIADTAIANLDTIRANIGATMNQVTSTINNISVTQVNVKAAESQIRDVDFASESANYSKANILAQSGSYAMAQANAASQNVLRLLQ; encoded by the coding sequence ATGGGATTTCGTATTAACACAAATACTGCAGCTTTAAATGCTCATGTAAACTCTACTTTGAACTCAAGAGCTTTAGATACTTCTTTAGGAAGACTTAGTTCAGGTTTGAGAATAAATTCTGCTGCAGATGATGCTTCTGGTTTAGCGATTGCTGATAGTTTAAGAACTCAAGCTAATTCTTTAGGCCAAGCTATTAACAATGCAAACGATGCAAATGGTATACTTCAAATTGCTGATAAAGCTATGGATGAGCAATTAAAAATACTAGATACCATTAAAGTTAAAGCTACTCAAGCAGCTCAAGATGGTCAAACAGCTAAAACTAGAGCGATGATTCAAGGTGAAATCGTAAAACTTATGGAAGAACTTGAAAACATAGCAAATACTACAACTTTCAATGGTAAGCAACTTTTAAGTGGTTCTTTTGCAAATGCAAAATTCCAGATCGGGGACAAATCAAACCAAACTGTAAATGCTACTATAGGTTCAACTAACTCAGCAAAAATCGGTCAAACTCGCTTTGAAACAGGTAAAAATATTACAGGTGCGGTGGCAAATCAAAACCTTGTCATCAAAAAATATGATGGTATTAATGATTATACAGTTCAAGGCGTAGATATTTCATATAGTGTTGGAACAGGACTTGGAGCTTTAGCAGCTGAGATTAACAAAGCTTCTGATAAAACAGGAGTTAGAGCAACTGCTGTGGTTCAAACTATATCAAGTGCTGCAATAACTGCTGGTTCTACAGGACAAACCTTTGCTATAAACGGTGTTGTTATAGGTAAGGTTACATTTAAAGCAAATGATAAAGATGGAGCTTTAGTAGCTGCTATCAATGCTAAAAAAGACACTACTGGTGTTGAAGCTTCTATAGTAGATGGAAGATTAGTGTTAAATTCAGCAGATGGTAGAGGTATTAAGATTAGTGGTTCAACAGGTGGTTTAGATGGCCAAATAAAAGAAGAAAACTATGGTAGGCTAACTTTAGTTAAAAATGATGGTTCTGATATTTTTTTAAGTGGAACTAATATTTCAAACGCTGGTATTGGATCAGCTCAAATAGCACAAAGCACAGTTAATCTTGAAAGTATCAAAGGTGAAATTAGTGCAGATATAGCTTCAGCTATGGGCTTTAATGCTATGACAACTGCGCCATTAGCTGGAAGCAAACAATCAGCTGGTGTTACTACTTTAAGAGGTGCTATGGCTGTTATGGATATAGCTGATACTGCTATAGCAAATCTTGATACCATTAGAGCAAACATCGGTGCTACGATGAATCAAGTCACCTCAACTATTAACAACATTAGCGTAACTCAAGTTAATGTTAAAGCTGCTGAATCTCAAATTAGAGATGTTGACTTTGCAAGTGAGAGTGCAAACTACTCTAAAGCTAATATCTTAGCTCAAAGTGGGTCTTATGCTATGGCTCAAGCAAATGCAGCTTCTCAAAATGTATTAAGATTACTTCAGTAG